The region TAGGCCAGGTGGTGCTCGGTGTGGCCGGGCGTGGCGACCGCCGTGACGGTCATCGAGCCGACCGCGAGGCTCTCGCCGGGGCTGATCGGCCGGCGCTGGTAGGCGACGTCCTCGGCGGCGGCGACCAGGTACTCGGCGGCGTGCCGGCGGGCCAGTTCGAGGCCGCCGGTCAGGTAGTCGTTGTGCACGTGGGTCTCGGCGACGTGGGTGATCCGCACGCCGAGCCGCGCGGCGAGTTCCTCCACCCGGTCGATGTCGCGCTGCGGGTCGACCACGAGCGCCACCGCGCCGTCGTGCACCAGGTAGCTCCGGTCGCCGAGCGCGGGGGTGTCGATCGTCTCGACGTTCATGTCCGCACCTCCAGATGTCCGTACATTATGACGGACGGGAGGTGTCCGTGTCAGCGGGCCGTCACGGCCCTGGTGGGTCGGCGGTCGCCGGCGGTGAACTCGGCGGTCACCGCGAACCGGTCGCCGCGCACCACCGTGTGCCGCCACTCCACCGGACGCCCGTCCGCACTGCCCTGCCGGTGCACCGACAGGCACGCGACCTCCGGCCCGCACTCCAGCAGCGCCCGCTCGGCCGCGGTCGGCACCACGGCCCGGATCTCCTCCCGGCTGGTGTCCAGTCTGATCCCGGTCCGCCCGGCCAGCACCGAGTAGAGGCTGGTGTGGGTGAAGTCCGCGGTCAGGACGGGGGCGGCCAGGTCGGCGGGCAGCCACGCGCGGTCGATCGCGAGCGGCGTGCCGGCGGCCAGTCGGAGCCGTTCCAGGTAGACCAGCGGGGTGGATCCTTCGAGGTCGAGCCGGTCGGCGACCACCCCGTCCGCCCGCACGTCCAGCACCCGGACCACGCTGCGCTGCTCCAGCCCGGCCGCCTCGACCGACGCGAACAGGCTGTACAGGGTGTCCAGCGGCTGCTCCACGTCGGCGGCCGGGCTGACCCGGGGCTGCCGGCCCCGCTCGGCGACCACCAGGCCGTCCGCGCGCAGCCGTTGCAGCGCCTGGCGGACGGTGTAGCGGCTCACGCCGTACTCGTCCACCAGGGTCAGCTCACCGGGGAAGCCGGTGTCGAACTCGCCCGCGCGCAGCCGGGCGACGAGGTCGTCCTGGAGTTGCCGCCACAGCGGCAGTGCGCCGGACCGGTCCAGTGCTCGCGGAGTCACCCCGGCAGTTTCGCACCTCCTTGTCCGCGATCGGTCGCGGCGCTAGCGTGGATGTACGGACATTTCGGGAGGTTCTGGGTGAACGGCATCGTGATCATCGGCGGCGGCACGGCCGGGATCTCCGTGGCCGCCCGATTACGCCGGGCCGGGCGGCGGGACGTGACCCTCGTGGAGCCCGCCGAGGTGCACCACTACCAACCCCTCTGGACGCTGGTCGGCGGCGGGCGCGCCCCGGTGTCGGCCTCGGCGCGCCCCATGCGGTCCGTGGTCCCGCGTGGGGTGCGCTGGGTCCGGTCGGCGGCGGTCGGTGTGGACCCGTTCGCCCGGCGGGTGCTGCTGCGCGACGGCGGGATCGGCTACGACCAGCTCGTGGTGTGCCCGGGGATCCAGCTGGACTGGCACCGGCTCGACGGGCTGGCGCAGGCGGTCGGCCACGACGGGGTGTCCAGCAACTACGCCGGGGCGTACGCGGTCGAGATGTGGCGGTTCATCCGCGAGGTGAAAGCCGGCTCGGCGGTGTTCGCCATGCCGTCCGGGCCGATCAAGTGCGGGGGAGCGCCGCAGAAGATCGCCTACCTGGCCGCCGACCACTGGCGGGAGCGCGGGGTGCTCGGGCGGATCGACGTCCACCTGGTACTGCCCGGGACGGCGATGTTCGCGGTCCCGGAGTACGCGGCGGTGCTGGAGGGCGTGGCCCGGCGGTACGGGATCCACGTGCACCTGGAGAGCGAGGTGGTCCGGGTGCGCCCGTCGGCGCGGGAAGTGGTGGTGCGCGGGCCGGACGGGGAACGTTCGCTGCCCTACGACGTGGCGCACCTCGTGCCGCCGCAGAGCGCGCCGGACTGGGTGAAGGCGTCGCCGCTGGCGGGGCCGTCGGGCTACCTGGACGTGGACCCGAACACGTTGCGGCACCTGCGGTTCCCGGACGTGTTCGGGCTGGGCGACTGCGCGGGCACGCCGAACTCCAAGACCGGGGCGGCGGTGCGCAAGCAGGCCCCGGTGCTGGTGGCGAACCTGCTGGCGGTGCTGGCCGGGCGGGAGTTGCCGGGCTCCTACGACGGGTACTCGTCGTGCCCGATCACGACGGGCCGGCGGACGTTGCTGCTGGCGGAGTTCGACTACACGGGGCGACCGCGGCCGACCGTGCCGTTGCTCGGCGCGGTGCGCGAGCGAACCGACCACAACCTGGTCAAACGGCGGATCCTGCCGTTCCTGTACTGGAACCTGATGCTGCGCGGACTGGCCTGAACTTCACCTGATCGGCCTTATCCGACCTAGGTAAGATAAGAGGGTGAACGCGAAGCGGATCACCGCGCCGCTGCTGGACGTGCTGGAGGTGCTGGCCGACGCCTTCCAGCGGGACGAGGAGCCGCACGGCTGGACGATCATGAAAGCGATCAAGCGCTCGGGCCCGACCGTCTACGGCGTCCTCGAACGCCTGGAGGAGTGGGGCTGGGTCGTCGGCACCTGGGAGGACCTCCCGCCCGACGAGAACCGCCCCCGTCGCCGGTTCTACCGGCTGACCCCCAACGGTCGGGTGGAGGCGGCGGCCCTGCTGGCACAACGCCGTCCGGCCGCCGTCGTCGCCGCCCGCCGGTCGTTACCCGGAGGTGCGGTGTGAGCACCTGGCTGAGCGTCCTGCTGGGCGTGGTGACCGGCTTGGC is a window of Saccharothrix espanaensis DSM 44229 DNA encoding:
- a CDS encoding GntR family transcriptional regulator is translated as MTPRALDRSGALPLWRQLQDDLVARLRAGEFDTGFPGELTLVDEYGVSRYTVRQALQRLRADGLVVAERGRQPRVSPAADVEQPLDTLYSLFASVEAAGLEQRSVVRVLDVRADGVVADRLDLEGSTPLVYLERLRLAAGTPLAIDRAWLPADLAAPVLTADFTHTSLYSVLAGRTGIRLDTSREEIRAVVPTAAERALLECGPEVACLSVHRQGSADGRPVEWRHTVVRGDRFAVTAEFTAGDRRPTRAVTAR
- a CDS encoding PadR family transcriptional regulator — translated: MNAKRITAPLLDVLEVLADAFQRDEEPHGWTIMKAIKRSGPTVYGVLERLEEWGWVVGTWEDLPPDENRPRRRFYRLTPNGRVEAAALLAQRRPAAVVAARRSLPGGAV
- a CDS encoding NAD(P)/FAD-dependent oxidoreductase: MNGIVIIGGGTAGISVAARLRRAGRRDVTLVEPAEVHHYQPLWTLVGGGRAPVSASARPMRSVVPRGVRWVRSAAVGVDPFARRVLLRDGGIGYDQLVVCPGIQLDWHRLDGLAQAVGHDGVSSNYAGAYAVEMWRFIREVKAGSAVFAMPSGPIKCGGAPQKIAYLAADHWRERGVLGRIDVHLVLPGTAMFAVPEYAAVLEGVARRYGIHVHLESEVVRVRPSAREVVVRGPDGERSLPYDVAHLVPPQSAPDWVKASPLAGPSGYLDVDPNTLRHLRFPDVFGLGDCAGTPNSKTGAAVRKQAPVLVANLLAVLAGRELPGSYDGYSSCPITTGRRTLLLAEFDYTGRPRPTVPLLGAVRERTDHNLVKRRILPFLYWNLMLRGLA